From a single Okeanomitos corallinicola TIOX110 genomic region:
- the lipB gene encoding lipoyl(octanoyl) transferase LipB has protein sequence MIRSMQLQQHRCLLYQIGLVAYLDALAWQRSLLTERIQNPDLDDVLILLEHPPVYTLGQGANLEFLKFDLDKSDYDVHRIERGGEVTYHCPGQIVGYPILNLRRYRQDLHWYLRQLEEVLIRVLANYDLHGERIPGLTGVWLEGRKVAAIGIKVSRWVTMHGFSLNVCPDLSGFERIVPCGITDKAVGSLAEWIPGIKCLEVYSCIGKCFAEVFAVEYVYSYVELPDFTVY, from the coding sequence ATGATTCGTAGTATGCAACTCCAACAACACCGCTGTCTTTTATATCAAATCGGGTTAGTAGCTTATTTAGATGCTCTGGCATGGCAGCGATCGCTACTTACCGAACGTATCCAAAACCCTGATTTAGATGATGTACTCATCTTGTTGGAACATCCCCCTGTTTACACATTGGGACAAGGGGCAAACTTAGAATTTCTCAAATTTGATCTTGACAAAAGTGACTATGATGTGCATCGAATTGAACGAGGTGGAGAAGTTACCTATCACTGTCCAGGACAAATTGTTGGGTATCCAATTTTAAATCTGCGTCGTTATCGTCAAGACTTGCATTGGTATTTGCGCCAACTTGAGGAAGTATTAATTCGTGTTTTAGCAAATTATGATTTACATGGGGAACGTATTCCCGGATTAACTGGTGTGTGGTTAGAAGGACGCAAAGTTGCAGCCATCGGTATTAAAGTCAGTCGTTGGGTGACAATGCACGGTTTTTCCTTAAATGTTTGTCCTGATCTGTCAGGTTTTGAGCGCATTGTACCCTGTGGGATCACTGATAAAGCTGTTGGTAGTTTAGCCGAATGGATTCCTGGTATCAAATGTTTAGAAGTATATTCTTGTATAGGAAAATGCTTTGCTGAGGTGTTTGCAGTAGAATATGTCTATTCTTACGTAGAATTACCAGATTTTACAGTTTATTAA
- the raiA gene encoding ribosome-associated translation inhibitor RaiA, with amino-acid sequence MKLVIHGKNIEITDAIREYVHQKIEKAVNHFQNITNEVDVHLSVARNPRISTRQAAEVTIYANGNIIRAEESSENLYASIDLVADKIARQLRKYKEKRQEHKTQPIPTNGAVIPEPVEDLIGDRTPELPGEVVRTKYFSMPPMTVAEAQEQLQLVGHDFYMFRNADSGEINVIYERNHGGYGVIQPRNGNGHTNGKNGKTANVAVSEKSSV; translated from the coding sequence ATGAAGCTTGTCATTCACGGTAAAAATATTGAAATTACTGATGCTATCCGCGAATATGTGCATCAAAAGATTGAGAAAGCCGTTAATCACTTTCAGAACATAACAAACGAAGTTGATGTGCATTTGAGCGTAGCTCGCAATCCGCGAATTAGCACGAGACAAGCGGCTGAGGTAACTATTTATGCAAATGGTAACATCATCCGTGCGGAGGAAAGCAGCGAGAACTTATATGCAAGTATTGACTTAGTAGCAGATAAAATAGCTCGTCAACTGCGTAAATACAAAGAAAAACGACAAGAACACAAAACCCAGCCTATACCAACAAATGGGGCAGTTATTCCCGAACCTGTAGAAGATTTAATAGGCGATCGCACCCCCGAACTACCAGGAGAAGTAGTCAGAACTAAGTATTTTTCTATGCCACCTATGACAGTTGCAGAAGCACAAGAGCAACTACAACTGGTAGGCCATGACTTTTATATGTTCCGTAACGCCGATAGTGGAGAAATTAACGTTATTTACGAACGCAACCACGGTGGTTATGGAGTGATTCAACCCCGTAATGGTAACGGACATACCAACGGTAAAAACGGTAAAACAGCCAACGTTGCAGTATCAGAAAAGTCTAGTGTTTGA
- a CDS encoding peroxiredoxin: MAIKIGDTAPDFNLPDQNGSKVSLQDFRSKKAVVLYFYPKDDTPGCTAESCAFRDQYEVFKSAGAEVIGVSGDSSDSHQKFATKHNLPFTLLSDQGDKVRKLYGATTAFGFIPGRVTYVIDQNGVVQYVFDSMLNFKGHVEETLKQLQQLAA; the protein is encoded by the coding sequence ATGGCTATAAAAATTGGAGATACCGCACCAGATTTTAATTTACCTGATCAAAACGGTTCTAAGGTCAGTTTGCAAGATTTTCGCAGTAAAAAGGCTGTCGTCCTTTATTTTTATCCCAAAGACGACACCCCTGGATGTACTGCGGAATCTTGCGCTTTTAGAGATCAATATGAAGTCTTCAAAAGTGCTGGTGCAGAGGTAATTGGCGTGAGTGGAGACTCTAGCGACTCTCACCAAAAGTTTGCAACCAAGCACAATTTACCCTTCACACTTTTAAGTGATCAAGGTGATAAAGTCCGCAAGTTATACGGTGCAACTACCGCTTTTGGTTTCATCCCCGGCCGGGTGACATATGTGATTGACCAAAACGGAGTTGTTCAATATGTGTTTGATTCAATGTTGAACTTTAAAGGTCACGTTGAGGAAACCTTGAAACAGTTGCAACAACTAGCTGCGTAG
- a CDS encoding acyltransferase family protein, producing the protein MRLTSLDVFRGITIAGMILVNMVGVADDKYPLLDHAAWNGCTPTDLVFPFFLFIVGVAMTFSLSKYTPENKPTKKVYFRIFRRAAILFFLGLLLNVFWNQGVWTFDVSSIRVMGILQRISLSYLFASLIVLKLPRKSQWIVAGGLLIFYWLTMTLIPIPEYGAGVLTREGNFGAFIDRLIIPKQHLYAWDDFNSLGDPESLYGTITATVSVLIGYFTGEWLKDRKQADSQTSMDLVLFGLCFLVIGIIWDVAFPINKKLWTSSYVLFSSGWALMLLAACYELIEVRLIKRWSKPFEIMGLNAIALFIASVMLIKVTAKIKIGTGESAISIYNWIYQNIFASWAGTFNGSFLFGVVTLLLWYGVAVLMYRKQWFIKV; encoded by the coding sequence ATGCGTCTGACTTCACTTGATGTTTTTCGTGGTATCACTATTGCGGGTATGATTCTTGTCAATATGGTAGGAGTTGCAGATGATAAATACCCTCTTTTAGATCATGCTGCGTGGAATGGTTGTACACCTACAGATTTAGTATTTCCATTTTTCCTATTCATTGTTGGTGTAGCAATGACTTTTTCTCTCTCAAAATACACACCAGAGAATAAACCAACTAAAAAGGTTTACTTTCGTATTTTTCGCCGTGCTGCTATTCTCTTTTTTTTAGGATTATTACTTAACGTTTTTTGGAATCAAGGCGTTTGGACTTTCGATGTTAGTAGTATTCGTGTGATGGGAATATTACAAAGAATTAGTTTAAGTTACCTGTTTGCATCTTTAATAGTTTTGAAATTACCTCGTAAAAGTCAATGGATAGTAGCCGGGGGATTACTAATATTTTATTGGTTAACCATGACATTAATTCCTATTCCTGAATATGGTGCGGGAGTGTTAACTAGGGAAGGTAATTTTGGGGCTTTTATTGATAGATTGATTATTCCTAAACAACATTTATATGCTTGGGATGATTTTAATTCTCTGGGAGATCCCGAAAGTTTATATGGGACAATTACGGCAACAGTTAGCGTTTTAATTGGCTATTTTACTGGAGAATGGCTTAAAGATAGAAAACAAGCCGATTCACAAACAAGTATGGATTTAGTATTGTTTGGTTTGTGTTTTTTAGTAATTGGCATTATTTGGGATGTAGCATTTCCTATTAACAAAAAACTGTGGACAAGTTCCTATGTTTTATTTAGTAGTGGTTGGGCTTTGATGTTATTAGCAGCTTGTTATGAATTGATAGAAGTGAGATTAATCAAACGCTGGAGTAAACCATTTGAAATCATGGGATTAAATGCGATCGCTCTTTTTATTGCTTCAGTAATGTTAATCAAAGTTACCGCCAAAATTAAAATTGGTACAGGTGAAAGTGCCATTAGTATTTACAATTGGATTTATCAAAACATCTTTGCATCTTGGGCTGGAACTTTCAACGGTTCATTTTTATTTGGAGTTGTTACCCTTTTATTGTGGTATGGGGTAGCGGTTTTAATGTATCGGAAACAGTGGTTTATTAAAGTGTAA
- a CDS encoding LuxR C-terminal-related transcriptional regulator, with protein MTKTLHAIFEAIAKIDNEQELQQALMDTIGEHFGVQHWGISFLDSELLTSIEIPEIPAVCLEANPVGSYVLERHAPTHEQLILSPEDWKNFCTRHEHVMTGPIVCDGHLVGTLNFARDPGSEPFNANDLADLSALCIHLSAKIATLRSQPKPSKPVDSPLTARELEIAELVAQGLTNGEIATQLWISQNTVKQALKRMFKKLGVSARAEMVAKLQTQVIRNF; from the coding sequence ATGACTAAAACACTCCACGCCATTTTTGAAGCGATCGCCAAAATTGATAATGAGCAAGAATTACAACAAGCTCTAATGGATACTATTGGCGAACATTTTGGTGTGCAACATTGGGGTATTTCTTTTCTTGATAGTGAGTTATTAACATCAATAGAAATTCCTGAAATTCCTGCGGTTTGTTTAGAAGCTAACCCCGTTGGTAGCTATGTTTTAGAACGTCATGCACCCACCCATGAACAACTAATTTTATCACCAGAAGACTGGAAGAATTTTTGTACTCGTCACGAACACGTAATGACTGGACCGATAGTTTGTGATGGACATTTGGTAGGTACTTTAAATTTTGCCCGTGATCCTGGTAGTGAACCTTTTAATGCTAATGACTTAGCTGATTTAAGTGCTTTATGTATTCATTTATCTGCCAAAATTGCTACCCTCCGCAGTCAACCTAAACCATCCAAACCTGTTGATTCTCCCCTGACCGCACGGGAGTTAGAAATTGCTGAATTAGTCGCTCAAGGGTTAACAAATGGGGAAATAGCTACGCAACTTTGGATTAGTCAAAATACTGTTAAACAAGCCTTAAAAAGAATGTTTAAAAAGTTGGGAGTTTCTGCTCGTGCGGAAATGGTGGCAAAATTACAGACTCAGGTAATTCGTAATTTCTAG
- a CDS encoding DUF3386 domain-containing protein, protein MTVTQISAQELFRAAYQNRYTWDENFPGYTADITYKYEGQEFTGKVRIEANLKWEVTEVEDEAAKKAIDSQTWEIAVHRVRRSFEQTHGENSFSYGETDETGAVEIFVEGKSAGDKYKVRNDVVSLVHRHIHGVVVTINTFSIHETGAGYLSHTYDSVYHDPKTGEQKGGRSEFTDEYEKVGNYYILNRREIRTETEGNISIQEFIFSNLELLG, encoded by the coding sequence ATGACAGTTACTCAAATCTCTGCCCAAGAACTTTTCCGGGCTGCATATCAAAACCGTTATACTTGGGATGAAAATTTTCCTGGTTATACCGCAGATATTACTTATAAATATGAAGGCCAGGAGTTCACTGGAAAAGTTCGTATTGAAGCTAATCTCAAATGGGAAGTTACGGAAGTAGAAGACGAAGCAGCTAAAAAAGCTATTGATAGCCAAACTTGGGAAATTGCTGTTCACCGCGTCCGTCGCAGTTTTGAACAAACCCACGGTGAAAATAGTTTTAGCTATGGTGAAACTGATGAAACCGGTGCTGTAGAGATTTTTGTGGAAGGAAAATCAGCCGGCGACAAATATAAAGTTCGCAATGATGTAGTTAGTCTTGTTCATCGTCATATTCATGGAGTTGTTGTGACTATTAACACTTTCAGCATTCACGAAACTGGTGCAGGATATCTATCTCACACCTATGATTCTGTGTATCATGATCCTAAAACTGGAGAGCAAAAAGGTGGCCGCAGTGAGTTTACAGATGAATATGAAAAAGTAGGCAATTACTACATTCTCAACCGTCGTGAAATTCGCACCGAAACAGAAGGAAATATCTCTATTCAAGAATTTATATTCTCTAATCTAGAATTGCTAGGCTAG
- a CDS encoding GFA family protein: protein MIKNMKPAIYEGGCHCGAVRFRVEVDNHKVDDCNCSICSKKGFLHLIVPKDKFTLLQGEDVLTTYQFNTGIAKHKFCQVCGIHPFYIPRSHPDCIDVNVRCLDGDVIGNFEIVPFDGANWEDNIHKLVD, encoded by the coding sequence ATGATAAAAAATATGAAACCTGCAATTTATGAGGGTGGTTGTCACTGTGGTGCGGTGAGATTTCGGGTAGAGGTTGATAACCACAAAGTTGATGATTGTAATTGTTCTATTTGTAGTAAAAAAGGATTTTTACATTTAATTGTTCCCAAGGATAAATTCACTTTGTTACAGGGTGAGGATGTTTTAACAACTTATCAATTTAATACGGGAATTGCTAAACATAAATTTTGTCAAGTTTGTGGAATTCATCCTTTTTATATTCCTCGCAGTCATCCTGACTGTATTGATGTGAATGTCAGATGTTTAGATGGGGATGTGATTGGTAATTTTGAAATTGTGCCATTTGATGGGGCAAATTGGGAGGATAATATTCATAAGTTAGTTGATTAA
- a CDS encoding alpha/beta hydrolase, giving the protein MLKFHPPGFGQKVINTSLGTMVYYTQIAKPWHIDDVEKLPPLLFLHNFGGGASAFEWSKVYPAFANQYRILAPDLIGWGDSDHPVKDYQIEDYLNTISEFIHKSCNQPVTVVASSLTAAFVIRLAVAEPDLFKGLFLVSPSGFDDFGQGSGRRLPLPLINTPFLDDLIYGLGAENEVAVSNFLRSFLFAKPERLTQEIVEAYLTSAQKPDAKFAALAFLKGDLYFDLSLYIPQLTVNTVIFWGESAQFTNIELGKRLASLNKDVIRNFQGIPETGILPHLEIPGVFIGLLSQYL; this is encoded by the coding sequence ATGTTGAAATTCCATCCTCCTGGTTTTGGTCAAAAGGTAATTAATACTTCTTTGGGTACTATGGTTTATTATACCCAAATAGCTAAACCTTGGCATATTGATGATGTGGAAAAATTGCCACCTTTGTTATTTTTACATAATTTTGGTGGTGGTGCTTCTGCTTTTGAATGGTCTAAGGTTTATCCAGCTTTTGCTAATCAATATCGGATTTTAGCACCGGATTTAATTGGTTGGGGAGATTCTGATCATCCAGTTAAAGATTACCAAATTGAAGATTATTTGAATACTATTAGTGAGTTTATTCACAAAAGTTGCAATCAACCTGTAACGGTGGTAGCTTCTTCTTTAACTGCTGCTTTTGTAATTCGTCTTGCTGTTGCTGAACCTGATTTATTTAAGGGTTTGTTTTTGGTTTCTCCTTCTGGTTTTGATGATTTTGGCCAAGGTTCAGGAAGAAGATTACCTTTACCACTAATTAATACACCGTTTTTAGATGATTTAATTTATGGTTTGGGTGCAGAAAATGAAGTTGCTGTGAGTAATTTTTTAAGAAGTTTTCTGTTTGCAAAACCAGAAAGATTAACTCAAGAAATAGTAGAAGCTTATTTAACTTCTGCACAAAAACCTGATGCTAAGTTTGCAGCTTTAGCTTTTTTGAAGGGTGATCTTTATTTTGATTTGAGTTTATATATTCCCCAGTTAACAGTTAATACTGTAATATTTTGGGGTGAGTCAGCGCAGTTTACTAATATTGAGTTAGGAAAAAGATTAGCTAGTTTAAATAAGGATGTAATTAGGAATTTTCAAGGTATACCTGAGACTGGTATTTTACCACATCTGGAAATACCTGGGGTTTTTATTGGGTTGTTATCTCAGTATCTTTAG
- a CDS encoding pyridoxamine 5'-phosphate oxidase family protein: protein MSQLEKIQAEYEKFSQEFASIIISTVNAQGIPNASYTPFVMDESKNIYIYVSGLSTHTTNIQTNPDVSVLFIEDEGKTANIFARRRLSFDCQASLIARETEQWQQIVDQFQERFGDIIDVLRSLADFRIFQLTPTQGRFVVGFGAAYNISGDNLNQIVHLNKDNIPNS from the coding sequence ATGAGTCAGTTAGAAAAAATCCAAGCTGAGTATGAAAAATTTTCTCAAGAATTTGCCAGCATTATTATTAGTACGGTAAATGCTCAGGGAATTCCCAATGCTAGTTATACTCCTTTTGTGATGGATGAATCGAAAAATATTTATATTTATGTGAGTGGTTTATCTACTCACACTACTAATATTCAAACTAATCCTGATGTTAGTGTTTTATTTATTGAAGATGAAGGTAAAACGGCTAATATTTTTGCCCGTCGTCGCTTGAGTTTTGATTGTCAAGCAAGTTTAATTGCCAGGGAAACTGAACAATGGCAGCAAATCGTTGATCAATTTCAAGAACGGTTTGGTGATATTATTGATGTGTTACGTAGTTTGGCTGATTTTAGGATTTTTCAACTGACACCAACTCAAGGACGTTTTGTGGTTGGTTTTGGTGCAGCCTATAATATCAGTGGTGATAACCTGAATCAAATTGTGCATTTGAATAAAGATAATATTCCTAATTCATAA